Genomic window (Salvelinus namaycush isolate Seneca chromosome 10, SaNama_1.0, whole genome shotgun sequence):
TATATAAAGGCATAGATGAAACCATGAAGGGCCTGCTTCCCTGGAACTTGTAcccacctctctgtctcactgaAACTGCTGGAGGGCTGAGAGCTTTTGGCCCCCGTGACAAAACCCTCCTGCACCAATGAGCTGCGCCCGGACGTGTCGATCATCATGGCTGCTCCCTCCTCCGCCCCGCTCCCTTCCTCCTGGGTATCGGCCCCCATCCACTCCTCCATCCTCTCAGTCTTTATCCTCAACCCGTCCACCACCCGCACTGACTCCCCCTCTTCAccaccactccctctctctgactcggCCTCCACGTACCACTGGCCAGCCCGATTGATGCGCAGTATGGGCTCCTTCCCCAGCCTGCTGCCCACTACCACCCCCCTAGCCAGCCCCTCTGGGCCCAGCCCGCTGTGCTCCACCATTTGGGGGCTCATGGACTCCCCCGCTGGGCTTCCCACCTCCCGGATATCCAAGGCCCCTCCAGCACTGCTTCCTCGAAGGCCCAGAACCCTGGGGCTGCTGTGGCGCGGGCTAAGGGAGCGCGAGCCCCCTGATGTTCCtaacccccctcctcctcttctggccTCCAAGCTCCCAGCCCCCCTGTGCCTCACTCCGACCCCCAGCTCCTCCTCCACATCCGCCAGGCTGATCTTCAGATGGATGCCCTCCAGGATCTGGGTGCAGCGGTCGATGATGTGCTGCATCTGCAGGAAGCTGGCAGCTGTCAGGTAGCTGATGATGTCCGCCAGCTGCATGCACAGCCTCCCGGTGTAGCAGAAGGAGAGGAGCTGCTCGAACACAGAGGGGTTGCGGATGACTGACAGGGATACAGTGCTCATCTGGCTCAGCGACATGTGGTCTCGGAAGTAAGGGGAACTGGCAGCCAGCACCACCTTGTGAGCGCGGAAGCTCTGGCCCTGCACATTCACCACAATGTCGCACAGCCGCCCCTGCATACGCAGCTGGTTCAGGTGGGACAGCACAGAGTTGCTGAAGTCAGGGATGTCCAGTTGGATGCTGCCAGCTCGCTCCATGGTGTCTCCTCGCTCCATGCTGCCTTGTATGATCCCCAAGTTGGAAACTAGTGGACAGATACCTTGGAGATTAACTGTTTGATAACCTAACCAAGAAACTTTGCTTAGCAAAAGAGGACAACTTTTCTTACCTTTTTGGGAATACAACGGCAGCACTGTACCACGGGCACTGAAACGTTACTTGCAATTAATTTCTGTACTGCACCATCATATTAACTACTGACTAAGCTGGCTGGCTAACTTGCATAGAATATGGGATTAATTATAGCTTGCAAAGGGTTGTGCATTGTTGACCAATGGTGAGAACTGACGCTGTTTTTGCACAGCGGTAACGCTCAAATGCTATAACCGAGCCCTGGCCCTCTTTTTAGCCACTGTAACATACTGCAGTACGGTGATGAGCCGAAGCCTAAACGAAGATATACACCCCGGCGTTGCTCGCGACAGggaggtggctaacgttagccagctagttcAACGTCCATGTAGCTAACAACAAAAACGAAGAAAGACAGAACACCGTACAACTTCTATGTCATAACGAACCGTCGTAATACAACTGCGGTACTGTTCCATATTTAATGTGTCTATGTGCACGTTAACTTATGTTCAATTTTATCTGCCCGGTTACTCCTTTCGCAGCTCTCATTTTCCCATTTCTTGATACGGCAGACGGGACAATTTCGAGGGAAAAAGTGAATTTGCATGATGGGAATTGGTGTTCTCTTCTCATTGACAAGCCCGCAGAGAACAGAGAAGACGCTAGATAAAATAACATCTGTTCCCAGAATGCATTACTTTGAAGTCAAACAGATGTTTATGGTGCTTGTAGTTCctgatgtttttatttacttGTAGTAGCTAAAATGAGAAAAAATTGTGCAGTAGACTATCTCTTCTTGCTTGTTAGTTTGTAAGTTGATTGATTGAAAGTTGAGGATGTTGAAAAGATCACTTTCATAACTTGACTTTCTGATATAATAAAAATGGGGGGGAACAGAGACAAATAATCCTCTAAGGAATAATTTATTGCATTTAGTTTATAGTTCAGAATCATGCAACTTACAGACAGAAAAATTGGTTTCTTGGGTGTAAATGTCATTTAAAACACTGCTCTTTCTTTCCCCTCACCATCTGCTTCCCTATCCATGTCTTTTAAATTAATGTCACCCTGGATTGCCTGTTCAGTCTGATGTGCTTTCTGGACTTCAGCAGTCAGCATAGAAGACTGAAACTCTCCACTAACTTCATTAAGTACACACTTTCAAACTACTCCACAGATCAAACAAAAAATCCAACATGTCCTTTGTTTGTTTGTCTTTTTAATTGGTATACTAGATATAATTTTCCATAGTATAACTTTTTATGCCACTATAATTGACAAACAACCCAACAGTTAAAGGTATGTACAAATCTGATTGGAAATACTGCTGCTGTTGATGGCCTCAACAATCATTTTCCTTTCCTGTCCCAGACTGAGAGGCATTGGCTGTCTGCAGTAGTGGCATTAAAGTATTGTGCAGTAAATGGAACTGTTGAGTGGTCCTTAGCATGGGGTGATGTAAGTTTCCCTTAACAATCAGTCATCCAGATAGATGACACAAACACAGGAACCTTGGTATAAAACTCTTGagtaataaaatgcaattgcagacagaataCCTCAGTAGTATCTATAGTAAAGATCTGTGTGGCGAAACAGGAGACAACTCTCTTTATATTAGTGGTGTGGACAACCTACCGTCAATCACACCTTAACATTGTTGCATTGGATTAGATACAAAGTATGTCAAATGTGAAAAACATGTCTAGACTGTGGTTTCTCACTCTACTATCTCGGCCTTGAGGCTGTGTGACTATCAGTAGGTGCAGGCAGTTCTCAGCCTGAGAACTAAAGCAGTACATCTCCATTTACCCAGTACTTTTCCATCATTGCGCATTGCAAGCATAAAGGTCATCACATATATACAGTAATCATGGCATTGGTCTATAAAATCCATGGCAAGATGGACAAATGGTCCTCTTGGCGTAGGGAAATGACCCCGCTGTTGCCATACCAAATGAGAGCCAACATCCAAAGCCTGTTTAGATGCCAAATCATCAGTGTCTTTCCCCACAGTAGCAGAGAAGAACATGGAGTGGCTATGACACTTGGAGGCAGCCAATTTAGCAGCCTCATCTGCCATGGCGTTACCCATACTCACAACATTTTCCCCCCCAGTGTGAGCAGAAACCTTCACAATAGCCAAAGCAGAGGGTAGCATCATAGCCTCCAAGAGATCTAAAACCATTGTTCTATTACGAATAGGACTTCCACTAGCATTGTGAAAacccctactcctccagacaccacaccAGGAGGGACAAACCCCTATTGCATAAGCAGAATCAGAGAAAATTGTAACCCTTTTCCCTTCTCCCATTTTACAGGCAGTGGTTAGTGCCAAAAATTCAGCCTGTTGACCTGAGAAAGTATCTGGTAATGGTTGTTGTATGTGAGTGGTTCTATCAACTGTCACAATACCAAACCCTGCATGTTTCTTCCCTGTAGTTTGTTCTAAATATGCAGAACCGTCAACGAAAAGCTCCAAGTCAGCATCAGTCAGGCCAGTGTCAGAGAGGTCAGGCCAGTGTCAGAGAGGTCAGGCCAGTGTCAGAGAGGTCAGGCTCACCCTTCATTGGTGTGGGACCCACTGTCTCCGCACTGCCTTTGGTTGGTGCCCCGTGATTTTGTTTTAATCAGGTTCTATGTAATGTGGACTGAGTGACTTATCTGTATGGTACTGTAGAAAAACCCAGTTCTATCCCCGTATACGGGTAGTAGAACCTAACATAGGATGATATACCGAACGCAGTTCTATTTTCTCTAACCCCTCTTCTTCTTTAGTTTCActacatttattcactaaccaCGCTACTGTAAATGGtcccacatacagtggggcaaaaaagtatttagtcagccaccaattgtgcaagttctcccacttaaaaaagatgagagaggcctgtaattttcatcataggtacacttcaactatgacagacaaaatgagaaaaaaaaatcctgaaaatcacattgtaggattttttatgaatttatttgcaaattatggtggaaaataagtatttggtcaataacaaaagtttatctcaatactttgttatataccctttgttggcaatgacagaggtcaaacgttttctgtaagtcttcacaaggttttcacacactgttgctggtattttgggtcattcctccatgcagatcccctctagaacagtgatgttttggggctgttgcagggcaacacggactttcaactccctccaaagattttctatggggttgagatctggagactggctaggccactccaggaccttgaaatgcttcttacgaagccactccttcgttgcctgggcggtgtgtttgggatcattgtcatgctgaaagacccagccacgtttcatcttcaatgcccttgctgatggaaggaggttttcactcaaaatctcacgatacatggccccattcattctttcctttacacggatcagtcgtcctggtccctttgcagaaaaacagccacaaagcatgatgtttccacccccatgcttcacagtaggtatggtgttctttggatgcaactcagcattctttgtcctccaaacacgacgagttgagttttaaccaaaaagttctattttggtttcatctgaccatatgacattctcccaatcttcttctggatcatccaaatgctctctagcaaacttcagacgggcctggacatgtgctggcttaagcagggggacacgtctggcactgcaggatttgagtccctggcggcgtagtgtgttactgatggtaggctttgttactttggtcctagctctctgcaggtcattcactaggtccccccgtgtggttctgggatttttgctcaccgttcttgtgatcattttgaccccacggggtgagatcttgcgtggagccccagatcgagggagattatcagtggtcttgtatgtcttccatttcctaataattgctcccacagttgatttcttcaaaccaagctgcttacctattgcagattcagtcttcccagcctggtgcaggtctacaattttgtttctggtgtcctttgacagctctttggtcttggccatagtggagtttggagtgtgactgtttgaggttgtggacaggtgtcttttatactgataacaagttcaaacaggtgccattaatacaggtaacgagtggaggacagaggagcatcttaaagaagaagttacaggtctgtgagagccagaaatcttgcttgttagtaggtgaccaaatacttattttccaccataatttgcaaataaattcattaaaaatcctacaatgagattttctggatttttttttctcattttgtctgtcatagttgaagtgtacctatgatgaaaattacaggcctctctcatctttttaagtgggagaacgtgcacaattggtggctgactaaatacttttttgccccactgtatgtgtggtAAATAACCACAATTGGTTTCAATTGTATTTTAACTTCAGTACGGgggtctccctgtctcctctcttgtGGATGTAATGGCAGAGTAAACTCACAACATGTCTTTCCCAATATGCAATTCGCAAATGTATCCCTTCTTGTACTAGTCTTAAAGACTTGTTGTCTATACCAGTCTAGATGTATTTCAGTACATAGACATTTTTGATATTGACTAGCATATGTCCATTCACTGTTATCAAATACACTCAACTCATACAACAATTGTTCCACACCAAATCTATAACCCCACCAATTATACATATATCAAAACAAAACCAATACCTTCCCTCAGGTAAGGTCACCCTACATGAAACCaatgtcttccctcaggtaagaacaccatacataaaaccaatgtcttccctcaggtaagaacaccatacataaaaccagtgtcttccctcaggtaagaacaccatacataaaaccagtgtcttccctcaggtaagaacaccatacataaatccagtgtcttccctcaggtaagaacaccatacataaaaccagtgtcttccctcaggtaagaacaccctacataaaaccagtgtcttccctcaggtaagaacactaTACATAAATcgagtgtcttccctcaggtaagaacaccatacataaatccagtgtcttccctcaggtaagaacaccatacataaaaccaatgtcttccctcaggtaagaacaccatacataaaaccagtgtcttccctcaggtaagaacaccatacataaatcgagtgtcttccctcaggtaagaacaccatacataaatccagtgtcttccctcaggtaagaacaccatataTAAAACCAGTGTCTTCTCTCAGGTATgaacaccatacataaatccAGGGTCTTCTCTCAGGTAtgaacaccatacataaaaccagtgtctccctcaggtaagaacaccatacataaatccagtgtcttccctcaggtaagaacaccatacataaaaccaatgtcttccctcaggtaagaacaccatacataaaaccagtgccttccctcaggtaagaacaccatgcGCATATAACACTTTCAATCACTTGTCACCCAGTACCTCAGTACTGACTTGGTTTTGGTACTGTAACTTTTTTCTACCTCTATAAAGACAACAGTGTAGTCAATGGCAACTCCAGACAGAACTCCCACTGAATCTCCCTCCAGAATGTCAGATGAATTCACATTGATCCATGTTACTTTTATCTGTAAAGGGGGTTGTTTGTTAGAACATGGTGAAACATTCAGTCCTCAAGCAGAATATGGCATGGCTGTCTTACCACTCCATGTTGACCTTGTGACTACCATGCCGCCTGCAGTGCAAAGAAAAGCATGTCAGCACAGTGTAACAGAGTTAGGAACGTGCCTCACTCCACAGGAAACTTGGATTGTTGCTGATGGAGTTATCCAGTTgaataatataggcctaaatactCAAGCGcacacattcgttctgactgtctgctcagactaacagcctcaccttttgttcctgtcaatcagacacgcagtgtcaaccaatgaaccaaagatgtgtgagggagggccgagccaactcactcacagtcacgcacttagcagccgaggagagagaggaaggacagctgtgaaaacagctggaaaatgagtcggaagcacagtagcatttggatgcattttaataatgtagacaatgttagagcacagtgtagaatttgccaaaacaaaatctcatataaagccggttctacgcacaacctacaccggctaatgcgaactgtgcacccaactgtgaagctagctgtcgcggagcttcgagaaactagctggcctgctagtgatagtggtggagccagcacctccacacgtggagatgtatccgctcagtcaagtaggcctactcagcgacccacagcaacgcagtcttctatggaccagtttatgccaaagtctatGTAGAAAAACAAGGGcaaattgatattgcattggctaaaatgattgccactgatttccagccattttcgatcgtggaggacagaggttttagaaattatagcaaaaagtctaaatccaatgtacacgattccaagcaggaaaaccctttcaaaatcacttattccacaactgtacgagagcacacaggcttcagtgtgggaaagagtccaaaaagttactgcagtttgccttaccactgactgctggacatcaaggttaaccacttcttacatgtcggttacatgtcacttcattgaagatttttcgatgtctagctgtcttctggactgctttgagttcagcgacagacacacctcagagaacttggcagaggaactgttgagagtggccagagaatggcaagtagatggaaaagtggtctgttgtgttagcgacaatgcagctaacataaccaaagccatgaGAATTTTTAAATGGACCCACAGaatcaacctgattgtaagagatgctctgaaggCGATGAAAcccactgtggacaaagtgaaagcagctgtggaatacttccacaggagcacagtaggtgctgaaaaactaaagtctacacaacgccagatgggaatgcctgagctgaggcctaaacaagactgcactacaaggtagaattcaacattttatatgttgaagcggtttcttgagtcaaaggatgccatcatctctaccctggccattgtcaatgcacctgttgatactctgacccaagaggaatgggaggtggtggaggaggtgtgcagggtcctggaaccctttgagcaggtcactgtggagatcagtggagagaggtacagtaagcagttattactgcatcattatttaatccagtattatatatgtatatgagcagtagatgagaatgtagtatcagtagacaaaacatgaacctgaactaataagttactgttctctcttttcagctcTGTGACAGCCTCAATAATGatactcctgtgtaagggtctgcagcgaatcacagcaggccgccagagagaagcaaatgtaaccacaggacatgtgacagagttgatggacaccATATGatcatcaatggacagaaagttccacagaatggaatataatcacgtgctatcagaaaccgctgcacttgaccccaggtttaagaagttagccttcagtgatgccagagccATTGATGAGactcttcaaagaataacctcagcagcagggagggacagccccagcagtcagctggctcaggcaccagggcaacaggaagaagagggaacagatggagcagaagcatcagcagtagtgccacaaacgtctgctgtttggatgctgtttgacgagagagcaactggggatgcagcacgaaggaatccctcagcagatgccataatggatgTCCGATCCCATTTGGAGGAGCAGATCCTCTGACCTGGTGGAggaacaaggcctctgtctacccatggcttactaaagtcatgacagggagactctgcatagtggccacatccgtTCCCTTTGAGAGGGTCTTCTTGAAaacgggacaaataattactgagagaagaaaccgcatcagccactcgaaagtgaggcagcttgcatttctgaatgcaaatctctcataaaagcaaaatatggtcagcattgctgtgtgctgctggttataacatggcaataaataagagagagaaaagagggaccagtttaatgttttaagtgggatgctgcagttttgcacattgttatttatttttctttatgGTGCAATGTTctattattatgttgttcagaATGTATTCGTTTTAAATGGttacatttatatgcactttgtttatatacattaaaaagttatactttaaatgccaATGTTTAATAGAattctttttcataacaaaccaatgcatttttaaatacattgtggttaaggtagagtatgatttcattcaataatttaattagaattgttttaacatcaatcatagtcaaactatcgcaaTACAAAACCAATTTTTTTAAAGAGCCGTTTTGGAGCCAAAAGAGCCGTctctttttggtgagctgagTCAAACGAGTCACTGAAAAGagccggaatgcccatcactacaATGAAGTCAGTTTCATTTGATCACAGGATTTTTCAAACCATGTGTTGAGAAATGCGAGATCCCACAAATGTTGTCGTGGTTCTGGTGCTTTCTTTGATTGCAAGCTCCTTTCAAACACCGACCTCTACTGGATGCCATACTTACAAATATAGTTAGGATTTTTTACAGGTACTGTATTTTCATCTGACTGGTAGTTTATCAGGTAGAATAGGGAAGTATGAAACATTTAGGGAAGTGAAGGTATGGGGTCGAATGCCGGTGGTAGCACACTATTTTGATTTGAAACAAATTTGAAACCACACTTTCTGCACATTTTTGTTCAAATAATTATTTTAATTTAGTTTAGTATACGCTTCTGTCttactaaccaggtttccattcaACCTTTTTTTGCAAGTAAAATACATGTAATGtcctgatggaaacagaaaatgTTTCAGTAAACTTTTCAAACGTCGACAAAACAAAGTAGATTAGACATGGTGGGATATTTTTGTGTTGGTAAGATTAATTATTAAAGAAATGTTGGTGGAAACACTTTTGTGAGCATATACTGATATAATAATCATATCAAAGTAAATCTGACGTCATGAGTGTGTGATCTTCCCAATACGACTCGTCAGGCaatcatgcagtttattaggctacggatgaaataaatgatgaacttcacagggtggtgaaagtgcaaagtgatgagcttgatgctcatttccaatacattttgagggttttattctggtgacatgataataaatcaatcaatcaagccctttttttacatcagccgatgtcacaaagtgctgtatagaaacccagcctaaaaccccaaacagcaagcaatgcagatgtagaagcacggtggctaggaaaaactccctagaaaggccggaacctaggaagaaacctagagaggaaccaggctctgagtgctggccagtcctcttctggctgtgctgggtggagattataacagtagtacatggccaagatgttcaaacgttcatagatgaccagcagggtcaaataataataatcacagtggttgtagagtgtgcaacaggtcagcacctcaggagtaaatgtcagttggcttttcatagccgatcattcagagttggagagagcaggtgtggtagagagagagtcgaaaacagcaggtccgggacaaggtagcacgtccggtaaacaggtcagggtttcatagccgctggcagaacagctgaaactggagcagcagcacgaccaggtggactggggacagcaaggagtcatcaggccaggtagtcctgaggcatggccctagcctcaggtcctctgggagaaagagagaaagagagagataaaaagagagagagatagagagagagaattagagggagcttacttaaattcacacaggacaccggataaaacAGGAGGATTTCGGCAAGGCCATTTTCTTGCCAtgccattcaaatcaaatttatttatatagcccttcatacatcagctgatatctcaaagtgctgtacagaaacccagcctaaaaccccaaacagcaagcaatgcatgtgtagaagcacggtggctaggaaaaactccctagaaaggccaaaacctaggaagaaacctagagaggaaccaggctatgaggggtggccagtcctcttctggctgtgccgggtggagattataacagaacatggccaagatgttaaaatgttcataaatgaccagcatggtcaaataataataatcacagtagttgtcgagggtgcagcaagtcagcacctcaggagtaaatgtcagttggcttttcatagccgaccGTTAATAGTCCTTAATTAGATCCGCGaccgtttgatctattgggcccatacgtcaccctcctctggtcatcctgggatcgggCGGACGGTGCGTtgccttagtgggaagtactggtggcccaccttggccaaggacgtgagggtttatgtttcctcctgtgcggtgtgcgcccagtgcaaggctcccaggcacctgcccagagggaaattacaacccctacctgttccacaacggccgtggtcgcacctgtcggtggacttcctgacggatcttcctccctcacagggcaa
Coding sequences:
- the zbtb37 gene encoding zinc finger and BTB domain-containing protein 37 — translated: MERGDTMERAGSIQLDIPDFSNSVLSHLNQLRMQGRLCDIVVNVQGQSFRAHKVVLAASSPYFRDHMSLSQMSTVSLSVIRNPSVFEQLLSFCYTGRLCMQLADIISYLTAASFLQMQHIIDRCTQILEGIHLKISLADVEEELGVGVRHRGAGSLEARRGGGGLGTSGGSRSLSPRHSSPRVLGLRGSSAGGALDIREVGSPAGESMSPQMVEHSGLGPEGLARGVVVGSRLGKEPILRINRAGQWYVEAESERGSGGEEGESVRVVDGLRIKTERMEEWMGADTQEEGSGAEEGAAMMIDTSGRSSLVQEGFVTGAKSSQPSSSFSETERFSPTGSVVVMAERQRAKSESPSRADNQRHTSSQGEEQAVFDMGGYEEYLREQVGDRWFRYNPRLTCIYCCKSFNQKGSLDRHMRLHMGITPFVCRICGKKYTRKDQLEYHIRKHTGNKPFHCHVCGKSFPFQAILNQHFRKNHPGCDPQEVAHSASPETTTVSSLGGQNEEESPSQEEPEGGSNGGGASFGEGAQASVSTTGPD